The window GTTGGGCAAGTTCGACGTCTCCTACACAGACGAATCCGGCCTCTACGACCTCGTCGACGCCGGACAGGACGTGCTGGCCGAGGCCGAACTCATGCAGGACAAGGCCGAGATGGAGGAGTTCTTCGAGCAACTCCACGACGGCCAGAAGGCGACCTACGGCTTCGACGCCACCCGACAGAACCTGATGATGGGGTCGGTCGACCGCCTGCTCATCAGCGAGGACCTCCGGAAGGACGTCGTCACCTACGACTGCGGCGGCCGCGAGGAGTTCGAACTCGTCGACCGGCGGGCCGACACGCCCGACCACACCTGCGAGGACGGCAGCGAGGCCGACGTCGCCGAACGCGAGGACGCCATCGACCACCTGATGGAACTGGCCGAACAGCGCGGCTCCGATATGCAGTTCATCTCGACGGACTTCGAGAAAGGCGAACAGTTGCTGACCGCCTTCGGCGGTATCGCCGGCATTCTCCGCTACTCGACGGGCGTCTAAGACGGCGCAAAGTCGGAACCGAGGGGCCTCCCCACGGCCACCGCCGGTTCCACGCACTCCCCCACCCCACAGCGGGTGCAGCCCCCACCCCCCATCGAACGCCTACGAGCGAATCGCTATTACCTCACCGCGTGACCTAGCCGCTCAGGAGGTGAAAACACATATATAAATATTCCGCTCAATCGAGGAGCTGTTCGATCTGATGACGCCGCCGCTCGATATCGAATTCGGGGTCGACGCCGCCCTGTGCGTGGAGTCGGTCGAGAATCAGCAGCGGGTCGGTACCGGCCTTCTCGACGGTCTCCAGCAGGGCTTCGATATCGCGGCGGTGCAGCGCCAGCGAATCCAGCAGGCCGATGGCGAGGGCGAGCGAAACGGCCGCCTCGTCGTCGGGGAACGCACTGCTGATGCGGTCGAAGCGCGGCGATTCGGGCGCCGAGTCAGCGGCCGAAAGCGTGAGACACTCCGGACAGAGCGCAGCGTGGTCGCTTTCGTCGGGCGCGTGTTCGCGGAACCGTTCGGGAACCACAAAGGAAACCATCGGGGCACCGCAGGTCGGACAATCCATACCGGACGTAGCCCGCCCCGCCTGATAGGGAGCGCGGTCCTATTCGATGTCGGCGGCTTCGGCGTCGATTTCCGCCCGGAAGGCCTCCGAGAGTTCGTCGGGGTCCGAAAGCAGGTTCGAATCGCCCGCGATACCGAGTCGGACGCCGCCGTCGTAACTGAAGATGCTGATGCCGATGCCCTGGTCGGTCGCCTGCGGTACCCAGAACATGATGTCGCTGACCTCATGGCCCGCGAACTCGACGGTGTCCAGCGGCCCCGGCACGTTCGTCACGACGCCGGTCGCCTGATTTTCGAACTGCTTGATGAGCAAATCGAGGATGAAATCCGGCGTGTGGCCGCCGAACGTCAGCGTCAGATACATCAGGAACGCTTCGAGGCCCGCCGTCTCCTCATCCATCCGCTCGTGGATGATGCGAATGCGCTCGCCGAGGTCCGGTTCACCGACGGGCAGCGGAACGAACGCTAACCCGAAGTAGTTGCCCAGCGACCCGTCGCGGCGATGCATCGGCCGCAGATTGATGGGAACGGTCACCCGGAGTTCCCGGCCATCGACCGGGTCACCCCGCTCCTGCAGCACGCGGCGGAACGCGCCCGCAAGCGCCGCCAGCAACACGTCGTTGACCGTCGCATCGCACGCGCCGCCGACCTCCTTGACCGTCGCGAGGTCGATTTCCTCGGTCCAACCCGCCCGCTTGACCGTCCCGATGTTTCCCCGAAAGGAGGTCTCGGTTTCGTCCTCCTGAGTCAGCATGTTCCAGCCGGTTTTGGCCGCCTTGCCCGCGAGTCGGACGGCGTCGAGGGGGCCGTCGGGACCGAGCGACCGGGACCGCTCGTGGCTCGATTCGCCGGCCGAAGTATCGTCCGCCGACGCGGTATCGGTCGCGGCCGTCTCCGCTTTCCCGTCTCGGAACTCCTCGGCACTCGGGGGGTCAGGGACGATGCCCATCGGCATCTCGAGTTCCTCGGGAGAATCGACCAGCCCGAAGAGGACGTACAGGAGGGCGAACCCGTCGCCGATACTGTGGTTGATACGGAAGACGACGGCGTTGCCGTCGCCCGCGCCCTCGACGAGATAGGCCTCCCACAGCGGCCGGCGCTCGTCGAGCGGCCGACTCATCAGGTTACTGACGAACTGCTTGAACGTCGCCGTATC of the Natronomonas halophila genome contains:
- a CDS encoding DUF6276 family protein — encoded protein: MDCPTCGAPMVSFVVPERFREHAPDESDHAALCPECLTLSAADSAPESPRFDRISSAFPDDEAAVSLALAIGLLDSLALHRRDIEALLETVEKAGTDPLLILDRLHAQGGVDPEFDIERRRHQIEQLLD
- a CDS encoding wax ester/triacylglycerol synthase family O-acyltransferase produces the protein MPESDPLSGADNAWRRLGTVDNLTTITGVLWFEDPITYEELRDRLQERLLRFDRFKQGVDSSGIGRARWEFTEDFDIETHIYHLSLPDPADTATFKQFVSNLMSRPLDERRPLWEAYLVEGAGDGNAVVFRINHSIGDGFALLYVLFGLVDSPEELEMPMGIVPDPPSAEEFRDGKAETAATDTASADDTSAGESSHERSRSLGPDGPLDAVRLAGKAAKTGWNMLTQEDETETSFRGNIGTVKRAGWTEEIDLATVKEVGGACDATVNDVLLAALAGAFRRVLQERGDPVDGRELRVTVPINLRPMHRRDGSLGNYFGLAFVPLPVGEPDLGERIRIIHERMDEETAGLEAFLMYLTLTFGGHTPDFILDLLIKQFENQATGVVTNVPGPLDTVEFAGHEVSDIMFWVPQATDQGIGISIFSYDGGVRLGIAGDSNLLSDPDELSEAFRAEIDAEAADIE